Proteins from a genomic interval of Capsicum annuum cultivar UCD-10X-F1 chromosome 4, UCD10Xv1.1, whole genome shotgun sequence:
- the LOC107855598 gene encoding dehydrogenase/reductase SDR family member 12 isoform X1 — MFIVKTLKATVFGLYGYMNFTKSAFQEHAKNFKPEDMQVQMEGKNCIVTGANSGIGFATAEGLASRGATVYMVCRNKERGEAALTKIHSITGNKNVYLEVCDISSVNGVKSFASRFSSKNVPVHVLVNNAGVLEANRVITPEGYELSFATNVLGTYTLTELMLPLLEKASPDARVITVSSGGMYTSPLTTDLQFSGDKFDGVVQYARNKRVQIALTEKWAEMYKDKGVGFYSMHPGWAETPGVAKSLPDFSKSFEGKLRSSEEGADTVVWLALQPKEKLVCGAFYFDRAEAPKHLPLTGTKNSHSAIDSIIEKLRSFAGLE; from the exons ATGTTTATTGTCAAG ACGTTGAAAGCTACGGTATTTGGGCTTTATGGGTACATGAATTTCACTAAGTCTGCTTTTCA GGAACATGCAAAGAATTTCAAGCCAGAAGATATGCAAGTTCAAATGGAAGGAAAGAATTGCATTGTCACAGGTGCGAATTCCGGCATAGGTTTTGCAACTGCTGAGGGTCTCGCGTCACG TGGGGCGACCGTCTACATGGTATGCCGTAATAAAGAGAGGGGAGAGGCTGCTCTTACAAAAATTCACTCAATCACTGGAAATAAAAATGTCTACTTGGAG GTCTGtgatatttcatcagtcaatggtgTCAAATCCTTTGCGTCCAGGTTTTCTTCAAAAAATGTGCCTGTCCATGTCCTG gtTAATAATGCTGGCGTACTTGAGGCTAATCGTGTCATCACACCAGAAGG ATATGAGCTGAGTTTTGCTACAAATGTTCTTGGAACTTACACCTTGACTGAGTTGATGTTACCACTCCTTGAGAAGGCCTCACCTGACGCTCGTGTTATCACAGTTTCCTCTGGTGGAATGTACACGTCTCCATTAACTACTGATTTACAG TTTAGCGGTGACAAGTTTGATGGTGTGGTACAGTATGCTCGGAACAAGAGAGTTCAG ATTGCACTGACAGAAAAATGGGCTGAAATGTACAAGGATAAAGGTGTTGGTTTCTATTCCATGCATCCAGGGTGGGCGGAGACGCCTGGAGTTGCCAAGAGCTTGCCGGATTTTTCTAAATC GTTTGAAGGAAAACTTAGAAGTAGTGAGGAAGGTGCAGATACAGTTGTCTGGTTGGCTTTACAACCAAAAGAGAAGTTGGTTTGTGGGGCATTTTATTTTGACAGAGCAGAAGCACCAAAACATTTGCCATTGACAGGCACCAAGAACTCTCATTCTGCTATAGACTCTATAATTGAGAAACTTAGGTCTTTTGCTGGCTTAGAATGA
- the LOC107855598 gene encoding dehydrogenase/reductase SDR family member 12 isoform X2, producing the protein MQVQMEGKNCIVTGANSGIGFATAEGLASRGATVYMVCRNKERGEAALTKIHSITGNKNVYLEVCDISSVNGVKSFASRFSSKNVPVHVLVNNAGVLEANRVITPEGYELSFATNVLGTYTLTELMLPLLEKASPDARVITVSSGGMYTSPLTTDLQFSGDKFDGVVQYARNKRVQIALTEKWAEMYKDKGVGFYSMHPGWAETPGVAKSLPDFSKSFEGKLRSSEEGADTVVWLALQPKEKLVCGAFYFDRAEAPKHLPLTGTKNSHSAIDSIIEKLRSFAGLE; encoded by the exons ATGCAAGTTCAAATGGAAGGAAAGAATTGCATTGTCACAGGTGCGAATTCCGGCATAGGTTTTGCAACTGCTGAGGGTCTCGCGTCACG TGGGGCGACCGTCTACATGGTATGCCGTAATAAAGAGAGGGGAGAGGCTGCTCTTACAAAAATTCACTCAATCACTGGAAATAAAAATGTCTACTTGGAG GTCTGtgatatttcatcagtcaatggtgTCAAATCCTTTGCGTCCAGGTTTTCTTCAAAAAATGTGCCTGTCCATGTCCTG gtTAATAATGCTGGCGTACTTGAGGCTAATCGTGTCATCACACCAGAAGG ATATGAGCTGAGTTTTGCTACAAATGTTCTTGGAACTTACACCTTGACTGAGTTGATGTTACCACTCCTTGAGAAGGCCTCACCTGACGCTCGTGTTATCACAGTTTCCTCTGGTGGAATGTACACGTCTCCATTAACTACTGATTTACAG TTTAGCGGTGACAAGTTTGATGGTGTGGTACAGTATGCTCGGAACAAGAGAGTTCAG ATTGCACTGACAGAAAAATGGGCTGAAATGTACAAGGATAAAGGTGTTGGTTTCTATTCCATGCATCCAGGGTGGGCGGAGACGCCTGGAGTTGCCAAGAGCTTGCCGGATTTTTCTAAATC GTTTGAAGGAAAACTTAGAAGTAGTGAGGAAGGTGCAGATACAGTTGTCTGGTTGGCTTTACAACCAAAAGAGAAGTTGGTTTGTGGGGCATTTTATTTTGACAGAGCAGAAGCACCAAAACATTTGCCATTGACAGGCACCAAGAACTCTCATTCTGCTATAGACTCTATAATTGAGAAACTTAGGTCTTTTGCTGGCTTAGAATGA